The following DNA comes from Anastrepha obliqua isolate idAnaObli1 chromosome 1, idAnaObli1_1.0, whole genome shotgun sequence.
ggctgcatcgctttgtgacgctacccatgcctctgcgccatgaagcaacacgggtatgatgagcgtcttgtaaagtgtcagtttggtcatgcgagagagggctcgactgagtagcccatagtaacacctattagcaagagtgattctccgtttgatctacaggctgatatcgttgttgctgttaacgacggtgccaagataaataaattctggcacaacttcgaaaggatagttgtccgcaatgacgtgcgctcctacacgccgtgtgttccgcgttgtagacagcatatacttcgttttaccctcgttcaccgccagacccactcgtgatgattccttttcgatagcagaaaacgcagccgtgacatatcgcttacagcggccgataatgtcaatgtcatcggcgtacgcaaggagctggacacatttgtagaaaatactgccaatacgatgcacacctgcttttcggagcaccccttccatcacgaagttgaagagcttgcatgacagtggatcgccttgtctgaaacctcgaatggtactgaatggctcggagaggttatttcctaccttgacggagttggttgtgttgctcaacgtcattctgcaaagccgtatgagcttcgctggtataccgaactcagacatggtggcgtacaggcaatcccttatcgggctattgaacgcagctttatagtcgacaaagagatgatgggtgtcgccttgcttttcatgggtcttttccaggatttggcgtaatgtgaaaatctggtcgatggtggacttaccacgtctgaagccgcactgataaggcccgatcagtgtgttggcaaacggctCAAGTCTTTCACATAGGACGCTAGACAGGAACTTgtaagcgatggttagaagactgatgccccggtagttggtgcagatcgtcgggtcacccttcttcagtacaggacaaagaacactgagattgcaatcgtcgggcatgctttctgctagccatattttgcagatgagctggtgcatgctccctatcagcacatcgccgccagtcttgaacaattcagcgggcaagccgtcagccccagccgctttgttattcttgagccgctgaatggcaactctgacttcggcatgactaggtggtggaacgtccaaattatcgtcgattggcggtatcgggtcatcttctactgggtcggaattgtgtgcgtcatcgcttatatatacatacagtatgCAAAAGTCATATTCGTACAGACTTCcttaatatgaataaatatgcATTGCGTAATAAGTGCATACTTCTATTATCTCAACTTATTCATCAACAAATATGCTTTGTAAAAAACATACCGACATTCAGTCaatagtaaaatatataaaaataccgGGCAAGTCagtaaaaaagtaagaaatcaGAACAGGTTGTTCTTTAATTGGCGAATGGAATCTTATATTCGATAGGACATTACAAAAGATCTTACCTTAAGTGCTTTATAGCTTGTTGCCAATTTACAATCGCGGTTCAAGATTAGTGTTACTACTCAAACAGTGCGAAAATATAAGTTCCGGatagtataatattatatatgattgcccaaaatatttaaaaacaccaCCAGAAAGAATTGATTTGAACCCTATAGAGAATTCGTGGTAAACTTTTCACAAACCCTTTAGAAATTATTAATGAGGAACATTCAGGacctgaaaataatttttagggtAGAATGGCAAAAATATCTCCAAATCTTACGGAAAAACTTGTGGAATCAACAAGAATTGTCGCCTTAAAGCAGTTTTAAAATGGAAAGGAtatcctaccaaatattaaatcgaatttaaaatatgttttcttaattatttaaggagcacgaattttgaatatgtaCGAATTTGAGTTTGtctgtttaataataaaaacgatcacatttttacataaaactgcgtttttgtttcttctacttttttatgcactttttattattactaaaatatttatttttcatatcacATCACAAAATCCCTTAATTTAAACTTCATGTCCACGGCTATCCAATGGGGTTAAAAGGTTGTCCAGGAAAAGGTCTCGCACCAACAAAGGCATACGGTTGTGGATTTACAACACGCGCAATGTCACTGTACGTTCGACCGGAACGACGATTGCTACCACGCCTATCACGTCCATAGTAAGCGCCTGCACTGTGAGGGCCGCCGTAGTAGCCCTGATTATTACCGTAATAGCTGCCGACCCCTTGATAACCGCTAAAAGCCTCCGCAAAAGGCCTTGAATATCCGGAACAAATTTCCGCAACACACACCAATAACACCAGCACAAATGTAAACAACTCGAATCTCATATTTATTTGCGTATTTTTGCCTTAGTGCAGCAACCTGCTCGGAATAGTACTTTTCAAGATCACAGCAGCTTCTCAACTATCGGCCAACGTATAAATTTGCAGCTTATTTATATGGGTATCAAGAAATTGCCGCCGCACAGCGATAATAACTTACGCGGTTATTTCTGTATTTCTCACTGTTGGCTTTATTGCACACTTTAAATATTGTAGAAGTGTAAATGAGTATGTAcgggtatgtatgtgtacgaaaaggaaaaataagctattcaaaaattacaatttacaaaaatgtgtCTGGAGTCACATATTTTCCATAATTGGTTAATGCTGCTGGTTCTTGCGACGGGATCCACAAAAACTATTTGTGCACAtttctacatacaaacatacatacttatgtatgtatatatttttccaaagcgaCGTTTCAACACGCAAGCGtgtgcttttttgttttatgtggcATTTTGCCAACTCTTAACAACTGACCACAGCCCAGCCAATTTGAATAcgaataaatagaataaaaatatatgagatAAAAAATTACCTAAGTAAGCAGCATTGCGAGCATTGGGGACGCGTCCCATTAGCTGCATGTCTTTTAGCCAATTAAACCCACTCCCTCGCGCCGTTCACGATTCGAAAGGTTATATTTTTcgcattgttgctgttgtttgtaGAATTAATCATCCCGAACCCGCCATCAATACAATCCATAATATATATTCTAATCACGTGTGCTGTAACGACTGCATACGACACACTTGAAAGGAAAAAATCAAATGCCCTTCTGCTGCTGTTCTTCTTGGCATTTCTTACTACATTAAACCAGCCAAGTAGTTGCGCTTGCGCACTACCTCAATTGAACGGAAGCGTGAGCACATTACCGACAGGTGGTCCGCCTTTCAATTGTCCAGTACTCACTTCTTTTCGATCatcttaatttttacaaattccaTTTTCACACTCACTTCTATTCGACATGCGTACACTCATACCAGGTTATAGCATCTCttcgatgtatgtatgtatgtatgcacctgtcttaaattaataaaaaaaatcgggaatgtacatatgcatatgtacatacagtcactcacaccttatttgatacagaaacgatttttttttgtaaagtgttctatatttcaTGTCTTGCTCTATATTTCTCTCTTGccgacaagtgctactttggactaagtaggtaattgagtagtaaagtcctctctcgacgaaccaaactaacactctacaagactctcattatgcccgtcctaacgtatggcgcagaagcttggagtgtttgagagaaagactctgcggaagatttttggacttttgcacgttggtgacgacgaatatcgcagacgatggaacaatgggctgtatgagctttacgacgacatagacattgcgcaacgaataaagatccgaaTCTGAAGGTATTATATGCTGGTATCGcatagcagaggaaaaggaaggcctcctctgcgttggaaagatcaggtgaagaagaacttggcttcacttggtgtgtccaactggcgccggttagcacgacaaagaaacgacttgcgcgctttgttaaactcggccaaaatctcgtaagcggttatcgcgccaatatTTCATAACACAAGAAGTCCAAAATATACgccacagcttaaatgatgcacttCAAAAAGAGCAActattcatttctaattttttaagttttaaggtATTTAGTACGTTGTTGAAGTCAGCATGAAGTCAgcctattttttttgtgttgttgttgtttaagtgGTTGAatattccactgaaataatcctaattagtgaccagcaccgttttactatcactgtcctcgtgtgatgatgttttttttttgttctaagtcagatccatttagtgagttCCAAGTATGCCAGCAAATtatttatctcgatgtctgagatctcattaatttgctgtaaaaaaggcttaccgaaggagcggagtcgtgccctagctagccctggacattcacataggtagtgaaaaagactttccttcaccccttccgctcgacagcttctgcagatggcattaaagggtaggttgagtctagctgccggatcccctactttccaatggcctgtaagggttgtAGTGATACGTCAAATATTTGACCTATACAAACCCTACAATCtgttttaatgaataaaatttatcaaaaagcaTTATTACACTAAGCTGTGAAGCTGTTTAATTTggatgttttgattttataaaaactcaAAAGGCAAATTCCTctgatttggagccgattaGTTCCACAGCTTGCGTAGAAATTAACCCAGATTATGATTCGAAGATGTGAAGCTAATGGTGGTGAAGCTATTAGCCCATACAATAAAGTTTGTTACaatcgaattggtcaaatagtttcAAAGTTACGCTTGTATTAGGCAGACTGTATTTGAGTATTCGTGCATCGATTCGTAAATTTAAGCGTCGCTTTGCGGTTTTCCTCAGAGTTTATTGACTCGCGCACGTTAGGTATGCTACCTCCAGAAACCTAACTTTTTCACACCCAATACACGCACAGCTTAAAAGCCAGAAAGATGCGGTACAAAAACGCTTACATAAATTTAGtatttatgaatgaatttttatatatttaagtaggAAACAAATGTGGCTGAAAACAAATTATCTCATTCATATGGCGTAAATAAAGATATTCTTAGTTATTTAGCTTTATGACAGATCTAAAGTCTAAGGAGAGACATGTCAAGGTTGGAGACTCCAAGGTCTCATTAAAATTAATACGCAAGGCTCACAAAATAGGTAGTGTGAGAATATTTGgtatatgtgtgtacgtgtgtgtgtgggcTGATGCTTAGGATATCGAAGTTGAAATTGATAAGAATGGTGGTTATttccatgtttttgtttttgtttaattaatgcATAGATGAGTAAATTAGAATATTATTACAAACTAGTTTATTACTCTAAGTAgctaacaaaattaatataaaatggaataaaattaaatttaattattgtttattcTGTATTCGTATTTTTCcagtctattttttttttttttatttaataaaatcataagCATTTAACATTTGCGGTGGTATGTCTGCATAGCACTTCAATTTGAAACAAAGCCAATCCATTCAGAATTAGTTCTCTATACCTAAAAAGACCAATGTGTTTATAAAGAACAAATACTTTTTTCCTCTTAAGATATTTAACACCTCAGGTAGACCCAAACTTTCTCACCAAAACACTTTACACAAACAGTATAAGTTCACTATGTAATATTTGTAAAGGCTCTCGCATTAAGCTTTAGTAAGCCGCCTCTAGCTCTAAAAATCAAGCTTATAGCCGAGAGCTcatcactaaaataaatttaatgtcaAAGAGGATGCTTACAGACTATgagataaagggttttccaataagaggtgttattggagttattttcccgtaaaagatcaatggtttcgttgcttgtgtggcacgtagcgccgtcatgtggaaaataaacgttgtccagatcaataccatccaattccagctataaaaaatcgttaatcatctctcgataccgcaatccattcacctcaactgttgctccagcttcattttcgaaaaagtaaggtccaatgccTCCATCGGaccataaacctcaccaaacagtcacacgttgaggatagagaggcttttcaacaataactctttgattttctgagccccagatccaacaattttgcttgttgacgaagcctcTGGAATCGAGCCTCATCAGAGATGAAGAtcatttttcgatggaattccggatcattttcatgcatttcaacaacGCAATCAGCGAAGACATGACGTttttgatgatcggccggcttgagttattgtgttaactgaactttataagccttaaggcccaaatctttatgctAAATACGTTGCAATgtcgtttgtggaatgcctaattccaaagaacgacgaggaatggacatacgtgggttttcttcaacactttcggctacaacagctaTATTTTCGGGtcttcttgagcgacgtgcacgggttttattcttcacatcactaacttgtgcCAACAGGTCgaatttttccaccaatttcTTTATTGCGGTCCAACAAGGTGCGTGAAGGACCCAACGTGATGAccaaaaaatgttcgagttttacgaaccgtctctgccaaagtTTCACCATTTTAAtactgaattttaataatttcattgcgttgtttaagcgtgtatggttccatttttattaatggcgtagtttctacttgtcaaatatcaaaaaatgacagtttcaaaagtgacatccaccgggctattcaaaataacacctgttattggaaaaccctttagatagATACAAAAACAAAGACCATATGACAAGAGTCTTAAAAGTAACTTCTTAAAAGTACACTTACTATAGAGTGAAATCAAAGACTAAGGAAGAAGAATACGCATTAAATTGAGCTAGCGTCCTTCTAAAAG
Coding sequences within:
- the LOC129235564 gene encoding uncharacterized protein LOC129235564, which codes for MRFELFTFVLVLLVCVAEICSGYSRPFAEAFSGYQGVGSYYGNNQGYYGGPHSAGAYYGRDRRGSNRRSGRTYSDIARVVNPQPYAFVGARPFPGQPFNPIG